The following proteins come from a genomic window of Nicotiana tomentosiformis chromosome 12, ASM39032v3, whole genome shotgun sequence:
- the LOC138903289 gene encoding uncharacterized protein, which produces MGHPVHHGSYISYQGQSSLSALPAQSMHRSPSVQGSSVPGSFGSYSGSQGPPQNSPPFFERDYYECGELGHVRKLCPRLSRGLVKHRSRATTSAPVAPPPAQEASILFDPGSTYLYVSSYFTHYLNIPRESLVSHVRVSTPVGDTIIVERMYQSCVLTIRGLETRVDLLLLSMADFNVILGMNWLSSCHAILDYHAKTVTLTIPELSKVEWRGSPDYVPSRVISYLKAQRVVRKGCLSYLAFVRDAEADTPTIDSVLVVRDFSDIFPADLPGMPPDRDIDFGIDLVLGTQPISIPLYRMALTELKELKEQFQELLDKGVTRPSVSPWGAPEGRVIAYASRQLKPHEKNSLVYDLELADIVHALKIWRHYLYGKTNVVADTLSRKAVSMGSLEFIYVGERPFPVDVQTLANQFMRLDISDPSRVLACVISRSSLYDRIREHQYDDSYLLVLKDIVQCGNAKNVTIRDDGILKIQGRICVPNVDGLRELILEEAHSLLYSILSGAAKMYQDLRKHNW; this is translated from the exons ATGGGTCATCCAGTTCACCATGGTTCATACATTTCttatcagggtcagtcatctctcagtgccctgccAGCCCAAAGTATGCACCGttctccttcagttcagggttcatctgtaccaggttcttttggtagttattctggttctcaaggtccgcctcagaactcgccaccatttttcgagagggattactatgagtgtggagagctgggtcatgtgaggaaatTATGTCCCCGCCTTTCGCGAGGTCTAGTTAAGCATAGGAGTCGGGCTActacttctgcaccagttgctccaccacccgctca ggaagcttctatattatttgaccctggttccacatatttgtatgtttcatcatattttactcattatcttaaTATACCTCGCGAGTCtttagtttcacatgttcgtgtatctacgccggtgggcgatactattattgtagagCGTATGTATCAGTCGTGTGTGCTAACGAttaggggactggagactagagttgatctcttactgcttagtatggctgattttaatgtaattttgggtatgaactggttgtcttcatgtcatgctattctggactatcaCGCAAAAACGGTGACGTTGACGATACCGGAATTGTCGaaggtcgagtggagaggttctccagattatgttcccagcagggtaatttcttacttgaaggctcaacgtgTGGttaggaaggggtgtttgtcatatttggcctttgtgagagatgctgaggcagatactcctactattgattcagtactggTAGTACGGGATTTTTcggatatatttcctgcagacctgccgggtatgccacccgacagagatattgatttcggtattgacttggtgttgggcactcagcccatttctattcctctgtatcgtatggcactaacTGAGTTGAAAGAACTGAAAGAGCAATTTCAGGAACTCCTAGATAAGGGGGTTAcgaggcctagtgtgtcaccttggggtgcaccg gagggtagagtgattgcttatgcttcacgccagttaaagccacatgaaaagaactccCTTGTctatgatttagaattggcagacattgttcatgcattgaagatttggagacactatctctatg ggaagaccaatgtggtggccgataccttgagtagaaaggcagtgagtatgggtagccttgaatTCATTTATGTTGGTGAAAGGCCTTTTCCagttgatgttcagaccttggctaatcagttcatgagattagatatttcggatcccagtcgggttctagcctgTGTGATTTcacggtcttccttatatgaccgcatcagagagcaccagtatgatgattcctatttgcttgtcctgaaggacataGTTCAGTGCGGTAATGCCAAGAATgttactattagagatgatgggatATTGAAAAttcagggtcgtatttgtgtgccaaatgtagatggactgcgtgagttgattcttgaagaagcccacagtttgCTGTATTCCATTCtttcgggtgccgctaagatgtaccaaGACTTGAGGAAGCACAATTGgtag